The genomic interval CCAGACCTCCACCTCCCAGCCGAGTGCACCGCAGAGCGTTTTCGAGCCGAAGACGCTTCCCCGCGCTCTTTAGAGCTTTGGCCGTCGCCGTGCCCCTGCGCCCCGCACTCACGCGCAGCCGAGGTTCCCGCGACCGGGCGGCCCAGGACATGGACGGCAGCCGGTAGACGGCGTCCTGGCACCGTGCTGTCGCCCCGGCGTTGGCCTTGGCGACGGTATCGCTTCCGCAAGCAGCGAGGGCGTGAAGGAGAAGGTGCCGTGCTTCCGCCGCCGGGTACGGCTACCGGCCAGGACGGACGGCCTGGACGCCGCTACCCGCATACGCCCTCAGCGCCCGAAGGAGCAGAAACTCGCGTCCTGTTCCGTCACCGGCTGGCCCGAAAGCTCCGCCACAGCGCGACCACGCACCGTCCCAGACGCCTTCCACCGATACGTGCCCGCGGCGCAGGGACGGGGCCGTGGGGCCGTCGAGCGTGGTCGCCCGCATGCCCGGACCGTGCTGGGGACGCCGCTCCCGGCACATCCTCCGGGTGATCCCTGTGACGAAGGGCGGTGGGGCATGCCGCCCGGGCTCCTCATCCTGCGCACCGTGGCTCTCCCGCGGTTCCCGGAGGGCGAGCCCGGCACCCACCGCTGTCGGGAGGGGACACGGGCGGGGCTTCCGGCAGCCGTCTCCACCTGACGCCACCCCCGGGCAGCCGCGTCCTGCCGGGCAGCCCCGGTCACCGGACACCGCGGAGCGCCAGCCGCCTCCGTCAAGCCCCCGTCCGTGTCCGCCGCTTGGCGCCTCCGACGGGGGGTAGCCGATAGACCTCACGAGGTGAACAAGGCAAAAGGGCGGAAGGAGACAAGCCATGGAAGTGCGCCAGGCGCACGGCGGCAGGGAACTCGGTGATCTCGAACCGGGCACGCGCCAGCGTGGCCAGCTACGCGCCCGCGTCGCCGACATCGCCTCGACAGCGCTGTGCGTGGTGCTCGCACTGTGGGTGGTGTGGGGCATCGTCGGTGCGGCGCGCGGTGCGGTCGGCTGGGCGTACAGCGTGGTGGCGTGCGCGCTGCTGGCGATCGCGCTGGCCGCCCGGACGCTGGGCGTACGCCGCAGGAACCTTCGGTCCGGGCGGTAAGGGACGGCGATGGAGCGCATCAACACCTTCCTCGGCCGCCACATGCGGGTCTAGGTGCTGCTCACCGTCCTCGCGGGCTGGGCGGTGATCATGCTGATGTCGCCGGGCGAGCCGCTCCTCGTGGTCCTCGCGTGAGCCGCGGTGATGTCCGTGGGCGCGGTAGCCGTCCTGCTGGTCCTGCGGGCGAGGGAGAAGCGAGCGGCCCGAGGCTCGGCCGACCGCCTGGTGATCCTGGACCGGCAGCTGCGCCGGGGAGAGATTCCCTCTTCCCCCGCCGACCGGGAGGCCATGCGGGGCCTGGTGGAGCAACGGCTGCACCGCACCCGGCGCCGGAAGCCCGCCCTGGTGATGCTCTGCCTGATGTACGCGCTGCTCGTTACCGTGCTGCTCCTCCTGGACAGTGGACGCGAGGCGCTGGTCCACCTGCCGGCCACCGCGGCCGCCCTCGCCGTGGTCGTCGCCGTCGCCGGTTCGGCGTGGCTGCGCAGGGAGGTGGCCGCGAACGCCCCGGCCGGTGACGAGACCACGGCCGGCGACAAGGCCCCCTCCGCGCCGGAGCGGGTCGCGCTCGGCCAGGAAGCGTAGCCCCCGGCGCGCGTAACCCCACAGCGCACCACCGGGCGGCCCCTCGTCGGGGCCGCCCGGCCTCACAGTGTGGCGGCCGACGGCAACCAGCCGTGCTGCACGGCGAGCGCCCCCGCCTGGAAACGGCTGCGCGCACCCAGGCGCTCCATCATGTCGTTGGCCACCCGGCGCGCGGTGCGCGGCGAGGCGCCCAGCCGCTTGGCGACGACTCGTCCGTCATCCCCCGGTACAGCGAGCGGAGCACCTCGCGCTCCTGCGCACTGAACCCCGACCCGTCACGCCGCCGCACCTCGCCCAGGTCCGCCGCGGCGGCCCAGACGCTGTCGAACAGCGCGCACAGGGCGGTCAGCGTCCCCTGCCCGGTGAGCACCACCGCCGCCTCGCACGACGCCTCCGCCTGAACGGGGACGACGGCACTCTCCCGGTCGACGATGACCATCCGCACCGGCAGGGACGGCGCCGTACGGACCTGCCCCCCGCGCTCCGCCAGCCACTCGGCGTACGCCACGGTGTGCGGACTGTTGCGCACACTGTCCAGGCAGACGGTCCGCATGCGCACCCCGCGGCCCAGCAACTCGGAGTCCAACGGTTCGGCGGCCCGCAGACTCTCCGGCGTGTGCGCCCCGTTGGGCGCGAAGGTCATGACCTCGGCGCGCACCCGGTGCGTCAGCACCGCGAGCTTCTCCCTGATCTGCTCGACCCCCGTCAGGCGCTCCACGTTCGGCTGCCGAGCCGGCGCGTCCTGCTCCGCGAACTGCACGATGAGCTGCGCCGCGGCGGCACGCGAGGTCTCCACGCGCTGCTGCTGGGCGGCCAGTTCCGCCTGCTGCCGGGCCATTCGACGCGCCCGACCGCACGGCGGCCGTCGTCAGCGCGGTCAACGCCGGCCTGGTGTGAGCAGCCGCCGCGGAGGCCGTGACCGAGAGCGCGCGGACCGGACCGCCACCGGTCACCCGATGCCGTCGGCCACGCAGGCCGTGAACGTCGCGCCGTCGACGGGGCCGCCGGCCGTCGCCGGGCAGAGGCAGGCGTAGACGACACTCGGACATCCCCGCGTCGGCCTCCGACCTCCCGCTGCCGCCCGCCAGACCCCGCCCCGGCAACCCGGTCTGCGTCCGGTGCTGCGTCTTCTTCCCTATGGAGCCCCGCCCCGCCGACGGCAGTCTGCTGGAAAACACGGCTTGGAGGCTCACAGTGACAGCAGGACCGGCCCCGGAGAGGGCCCTGGACGGCCTCGACATCCGCACCGCATCCTTCGCCCAGCGCCGACTGTGGTTCATGGACCAGCTCGCCGGTTCCTCCAGTGGGTCGATGCTCCCGCTGGTGCTGAGGCTGAGCGGGGCCCTGGACGTGGAGCGGCTGCACAGCTCGCTGTCGGCGATCGTGGACCGGCACGAGGTGCTGCGCTCGCGGTTCACCGCCGTCGACGGCGAACCCGTGCAGGTGGTCGACGCCCCGGCCGGCGTCGCACTGGAGCGTGTCGAGGTCAGCGGCCCGCAGGAGCTGTACGACCGGTTCCTCGGGCGTCCCGTCGACCTCGCCGCGCAGCACCCGGTCCGCGCCGTCCTCGCCCGCGTCGGCCCCGACGAGCACCTGCTGCTCGTCGAGGTGCACCACATCGCCGTGGACGGCTGGTCCTGGGGCGTGCTGCTGGAGGAGCTGGCCGCCGGGTACCGGGGGGACGCCGTCGCCGCGCCCGCCGTCTCCTACAGCGACCTCGCCCGGGCCCAGACGGAGCGCCTGAGCGGGCCGCGTCTGGAGCGGATGCTCGCGCACTGGCGTGAGCGGCTGTCCGGGCTCACGCCGCTGGACCTGCCGACCGACCGCCCGCGACCGCACACCTGGGACGGATCCGGCGATGTCGTCCGGTTCGACCTGCCCGCCGACGTGGTCGCCGCTGTCGACACCTACGCCCGCTCCCGCCGCGCCACCCGCTACATGTTCCTGCTCACCGCCTACCAGGTGCTGCTCGGACACTGGGCGGGCCGCGACGACGTCGCCGTGTGCAGCACCCTCGCCGAACGCTCCCGGCCCGGCGCCGCCGGACTCATCGGCCCTCTGGTGAACACCGTCGTCCTGCGCACCCACCTCGCCGGCGCCCCGGACTTCGCCGGACTGCTCGACCGGGTGCGCCGCCGGGTCCCCGTCGACCTCGCACACGCCGAGGCGCCCTTCGACCTCGTCGTCGGCGCCGTCGGCGGATCCCGCGACCTGTCCCGACACCCCTTGGCGCAGGCCTCGTTCACCCTCCTCAACGCGCCGATCCAGCCGGTGCGGATGCCCGGCCTGGACGTCGGCCTGGTCGAACCGCCGCTGTCCAAGACGCCGTTGGACGTCTTTCTCGACCTCACCCTGCGCGCCGACGGCAGCATCGCCGCCCTGCTCCAGTACGCCACCGCCCTGTTCGACGACGCCACCATGCGCGCCTTCGCCCAGGCGTACGCCGCCCTGGTACGGGCGGTGCTGGCCGCCCCCGAAACACCCGTGCGGGAGCTGCTCCGCGCGCTTCCCACGCGACCGGGCGCCCTCGCCCGGCCCCGCCCCGACTGGCACCGCGCCCCCGACCGCCCCGCCGGCCCGGCGCCCGACCTCGCCTTCTCCGGCGACCCCACGGCGATCGCGCTGAGCTGCGGGGACCAGAACGTCACCTACGCCGAACTCGACGCCATGACCGGAGGACTGGCCGCCGCCCTGCGGGACACGGGGGTCGAACCCGGCGGCGCCGTGGGCGTGTTGCTGCGCCGGGGGCCGTGGTCGGTCGCCGCCATCGAGGGCATCTGGCGCGCCGGCTGCGCCTATGTGCCCCTCGACCCCGACCTCCCCGCCGAGCGACTGCGGTACATGGCGCGACAGGCCCGCCTCGCCTGCGTCCTCACCGACGCGGCGACCGCGGCCGACGCCGACGGTCTCGCCCCCGTCCTCCTCGACACCGGCGCCGTCGCCCCCGACGCCGACGGTCCCCGGCGCCGGCCCCATCCGAGGGAGCTGGCCCACGTCATCTTCACCTCCGGCTCCACCGGCCGCCCCAAGGCCGTCGGCGTCGAGCACGCCGCCCTCGCCTCGCACGTGGCCGCCGCCCGCGAACGCCTCGGCCTCACCGCCGCCGACCGCGTCCTGGCCTTCGCCTCGTTCTCCTTCGACGCCTCCCTCGACCAGGTCCTGCCCGCCCTCACCACGGGCGCGCGCGTCGTCATGCGGCCTGACGAACCGTGGCTGCCCACCCAGATCCCCGAGATCGTCCAGCGGCACGGCCTGACCGTCGTCAACGTGCCGCCCACCTACTGGGCGGAGCTGACCCTCTCCCTCGACCGCCGGCTCGCCGCCGGGCTGCGCGGCCTACGGCTGCTGGTCCTCGGCGGCGAGAGCGTCCCGCCCGACACCCTCGCCGCGTGGCGTGCCGCCGTCCCTCACGTCCGCGTATGCAACGCCTACGGCCCGACCGAGACCACCGTCACCGCCACGATCTACGACGCCGACGACCCGCCCGCCCACACCGTGCCCATCGGCCGGCCGCTGGGGGAGCGGCGCGTGTACATCGTCGACGGCGACGGCGAACCCGTGCCCGTCGGCGTCGGAGGCGAACTCCTCATCGGCGGCACCGAGGTGGCACGCGGCTACCTCGGGATGCCCGCCCTGACCGCCGACCGCTTCGTGCCCGACCCGTTCGGCCCGCCCGGCGGACGCCTCTACCGCACCGGCGACATCGTGCGCTGGACCGCGAGCGGGGAACTGGAGTTCCTCGGGCGCCGCGACGACCAGGTCAAGATCCGCGGCTTCCGCATCGAACTCGGCGAAGTCGAGACGGTGTTGCGGGCCTGCCCCGAGGTCGCCCAGGCCGCCGCCCGCCCCGACCGCGCCACCGGCCGCAGCCTGATCGGCTACGTCGTGCCCGCCGAGGGCGCCGACCCGGCCCCCGACCGCGCCGCCCTGCGCGCCTGGTGCGCCCGCCACCTCCCGCAGCACGCCGTCCCCTCGGACTTCGTCGTCCTGGACGCGCTGCCCGTCGGCGTCTCCGGCAAGCTCGACCGCTCCGCGCTGCCCGACCCCGCGCACACCCGCGGCGCCTCCGGGCCCGCCTACGCCGCACCGCGCGACGAGACCGAACGGGTCGTCGCCGAGGTGTGGGCCGACGTCCTCGGCCTGGACCGGGTCGGACTCGACGACAGCTTCTTCGACCTCGGCGGACACTCCCTGCTCGCCACCATGGCCGTCTCCCGGATCGCCCAGCGCCTGGGCCGCGAGGTGGAGCTGCGCACCGTCTTCGAACACCCCACCGTCCGCGGCTTCGCGCCCGTCGTGGCCGGCGCCCGGGTCCCGGGGGCCGCCGACGTGGCGCCCGTCGATCGCGACCGGCCCCTGCCGCTGTCCTTCGCACAGGAGCGGCTGTGGTTCCTGGACCGCACCTCCGACACCGGCGAGTCCTATCTCCTCTGGTACTGCTGGCGGGTGCGCGGCGGACTGGACCGCACCGCCTGGCAGCAGGCCCTGGACGACCTGGTCGCCCGCCACGAGGTGCTGCGCACCGCCCTCATCGAGCGCGAGGGACGCCCCGTCCAGGAGGTGTGCCCGCCCGTCGGCGTCCCGCTGCACTGGGAGCGGGCGCCCGAGGCCGCCGAGGGACGCGACCGCGTGGCCGAACTGCGCCCGCGCGCCGCGTCCTTCGCCACCCGCCGCTTCGACCTCGCCCGACCGCCCCTGCTGCGCTCGGGCGTGTGGGAACTCGCCGAAGACGACCACGTCGTCCTGATCAGCCTGCACCACGCGGTGACCGACGGCTGGTCCAAGAACGTCCTGCTCGACGAACTCGCCCGGCACTACCACGCCCGCCTGCGGGGCGAGAGCGCCGCGCTGCCGCCGCTGCCCGTGCAGTACGGCGACTTCGCCGTCTGGCAGCGCGACCGCGCCGACAGCGGCGCCATGGAGCCCCAACTCGCCTACTGGGAAACCGCGCTCGACGGCGCGCCCGTGCTCGACCTGCCCACCGACCGGACCCGCCCCGCCGCGTTCACCGGCAGGGGAGGAGCGGTCGAGATCGACCTGCCCCACGACCTCGTCGGCCGGGTCGACGACCTGGCGCGGGAGCACGGGGCCAGCCGCTTCATGGTGCTGCTCGCCGCCGCGCAGGCCGTGCTCGCCCGCTGGACCGGACAGGACGACATCTGCGTCGGCACCCCCGTCGCCGGCCGCGACCGGCTCGAACTGGAGCCGCTGGTCGGCTTCTTCGTCAACACAGTCGTGCTGCGCACCGACCTGTCCGGGCGGCCGACCCTCGCCGGCCTCGTCGACCGCGTGCGGGATGTCGTCCTCGGCGCCTTCGGCCACCAGGAAGTGCCGTTCGAGAAGGTCGTGGAACGGCTGCGGCCCGAACGCGACCTCTCCCGCAACCCGCTCTTCCAGGTCATGGTCGACGTCCAGGACTCCGCGGGCGGCGGCTCGACGCTGCCGGGCCTGGACGCCACCGACCTCGCCCTGCCGTGGAGTTCGGCCAAATTCGACCTCACCGCGACCTTCGTGGTCCGGGACGCCGGGTTCGCCCTCAACGTGGAGTACGCGGCCGACCTGTTCGAACCGGCCACCGCAGCCCGCTTCGCCGAACACGTCGGACGCCTCCTGCGAACCCTCGTCGACGCCCCGCACACCCGCGTCGACGAAGCGCCCCTCCTCTCGCCGGAGGAGCGCCGCGACCTGCTCGCCGCCGCGGGCCAGGACGCCCCGCCGGCACCGGCCTTCGCGGTGGAGGGACGACCGGAGGCCACGGCCCTCGCCTGCGAGGGGACCACCCTCACCTACCGTGCGCTCGACGCCCGCAGCGGGGGGATCGCGGCCGCGCTCGTGGCCGCGGGCGTCTCCCCGGCCGATCCGGTCGGCGTGTGCGTGAGCCGGGGTGTCGGAGCAGTCACGGCCATGCTCGCCGTCTGGCGGGCGGGCGGCGCCTACGTCCCGCTCGACCCCCAGCTGCCGGGCCGGCGGCTGGAGCACATGCTCCGGGAGGCAGGGGTGCGGCACGTCCTGTGCGACGCGGCCACCCGCGCCACCGTGGAGGCCCTGGACGCGCACCGCGTCGACCTCGACGACGCGCCGCCCCGCACCGACGGCCCCCGCCACGCCCCCAGGCCCGACGACCTCGCCTACGTCATCTTCACCTCGGGCTCCACCGGCAGGCCCAAGGCCGTCGGCGTCGCACACCACGCCCTGGACGCCCATGTCGCCGCCGCTCGCGAACTGTTCGCGCTGACCGACCGGGACCGGGTGCTCACCTTCGCCTCGACCTCCTTCGACGCCTCGCTCGAACAGATCCTGCCCGCGCTGAGCGTCGGAGCGAGCGTGCACGTGCGGCCCGACGAGATCTGGGCCCCCGAGGAGCTGGCCGAACGCGTCGCCGAGGCCGGGATCACCGTCATGGAGCTCACCCCGTCGTACTGGGCCGAGGTCGTCGCCCGCCTGGACGCCCTCACGCCCCGGCTGCGCACCCTGCGGCTGCTGGTGACCGGCGGAGAGGCGCTGCCCGCCGAC from Streptomyces sp. DH-12 carries:
- a CDS encoding non-ribosomal peptide synthetase, with product MTAGPAPERALDGLDIRTASFAQRRLWFMDQLAGSSSGSMLPLVLRLSGALDVERLHSSLSAIVDRHEVLRSRFTAVDGEPVQVVDAPAGVALERVEVSGPQELYDRFLGRPVDLAAQHPVRAVLARVGPDEHLLLVEVHHIAVDGWSWGVLLEELAAGYRGDAVAAPAVSYSDLARAQTERLSGPRLERMLAHWRERLSGLTPLDLPTDRPRPHTWDGSGDVVRFDLPADVVAAVDTYARSRRATRYMFLLTAYQVLLGHWAGRDDVAVCSTLAERSRPGAAGLIGPLVNTVVLRTHLAGAPDFAGLLDRVRRRVPVDLAHAEAPFDLVVGAVGGSRDLSRHPLAQASFTLLNAPIQPVRMPGLDVGLVEPPLSKTPLDVFLDLTLRADGSIAALLQYATALFDDATMRAFAQAYAALVRAVLAAPETPVRELLRALPTRPGALARPRPDWHRAPDRPAGPAPDLAFSGDPTAIALSCGDQNVTYAELDAMTGGLAAALRDTGVEPGGAVGVLLRRGPWSVAAIEGIWRAGCAYVPLDPDLPAERLRYMARQARLACVLTDAATAADADGLAPVLLDTGAVAPDADGPRRRPHPRELAHVIFTSGSTGRPKAVGVEHAALASHVAAARERLGLTAADRVLAFASFSFDASLDQVLPALTTGARVVMRPDEPWLPTQIPEIVQRHGLTVVNVPPTYWAELTLSLDRRLAAGLRGLRLLVLGGESVPPDTLAAWRAAVPHVRVCNAYGPTETTVTATIYDADDPPAHTVPIGRPLGERRVYIVDGDGEPVPVGVGGELLIGGTEVARGYLGMPALTADRFVPDPFGPPGGRLYRTGDIVRWTASGELEFLGRRDDQVKIRGFRIELGEVETVLRACPEVAQAAARPDRATGRSLIGYVVPAEGADPAPDRAALRAWCARHLPQHAVPSDFVVLDALPVGVSGKLDRSALPDPAHTRGASGPAYAAPRDETERVVAEVWADVLGLDRVGLDDSFFDLGGHSLLATMAVSRIAQRLGREVELRTVFEHPTVRGFAPVVAGARVPGAADVAPVDRDRPLPLSFAQERLWFLDRTSDTGESYLLWYCWRVRGGLDRTAWQQALDDLVARHEVLRTALIEREGRPVQEVCPPVGVPLHWERAPEAAEGRDRVAELRPRAASFATRRFDLARPPLLRSGVWELAEDDHVVLISLHHAVTDGWSKNVLLDELARHYHARLRGESAALPPLPVQYGDFAVWQRDRADSGAMEPQLAYWETALDGAPVLDLPTDRTRPAAFTGRGGAVEIDLPHDLVGRVDDLAREHGASRFMVLLAAAQAVLARWTGQDDICVGTPVAGRDRLELEPLVGFFVNTVVLRTDLSGRPTLAGLVDRVRDVVLGAFGHQEVPFEKVVERLRPERDLSRNPLFQVMVDVQDSAGGGSTLPGLDATDLALPWSSAKFDLTATFVVRDAGFALNVEYAADLFEPATAARFAEHVGRLLRTLVDAPHTRVDEAPLLSPEERRDLLAAAGQDAPPAPAFAVEGRPEATALACEGTTLTYRALDARSGGIAAALVAAGVSPADPVGVCVSRGVGAVTAMLAVWRAGGAYVPLDPQLPGRRLEHMLREAGVRHVLCDAATRATVEALDAHRVDLDDAPPRTDGPRHAPRPDDLAYVIFTSGSTGRPKAVGVAHHALDAHVAAARELFALTDRDRVLTFASTSFDASLEQILPALSVGASVHVRPDEIWAPEELAERVAEAGITVMELTPSYWAEVVARLDALTPRLRTLRLLVTGGEALPADPLERWFAHLPGVAVVNTYGPTEAVISATAHTLRDRPDGRVPIGRALGSRRTYVVDARGDLAPHGVPGELLLGGPELARGYLGRPALTAERFVPDPHGGPGARAYRTGDVVRRLPHGELEFLGRDDDQVKIRGFRVEPGEAEAVLRAHPGVRGAAVVVRTLHGEPALVGYVVGDGLLEESLATHCRAQLPHYLVPSAFVLLDALPLTVQGKLDAKALPEPETREAPTLVPPRTPAETVVAQIWCEVLDLPRVGVHDDFFALGGHSLRAVSVASRLRTAFDCPFQVRDLFEHPTVERLAAEVERRLLELISQMSDDEIDLSLTAEL